A part of Primulina eburnea isolate SZY01 chromosome 10, ASM2296580v1, whole genome shotgun sequence genomic DNA contains:
- the LOC140803881 gene encoding glucan endo-1,3-beta-glucosidase-like: MSNLHALLHLPVKSTVTFIILIGLFLLCSSLADAQTGVCYGILGSNLPSPPEVVSLCLQHGIRSVRIYNPNPNILQALSGSKISVMVGIPNEDIPAIGKNPAVAKEWAQNNIRRFPGVSFKYIVVGNEIDPSDPAHAGIAPYIAPAMENIYSAVSGTIKVSTSISTGLLGQSYPPSAGAFRAEIAGFIGPIINFLKTHNSPLLANIYPFLSYAGDPSHVSLEYALFTSPSAVVIDGPYRYQNLFVSILDAIHVALEKYGAQNVDIVVSETGWPTAGGPATTVENARIYNNNLVNHVRGGTPRRPGKYIEAYIFDLIDEDQKSPEFEKHWGVFYPNKQLKYQISFS; the protein is encoded by the exons ATGTCTAATTTACATGCGTTGCTCCATTTGCCCGTGAAAAGTACCGTCACATTCATAATCTTGATTGGGTTATTTCTTCTTTGCTCGAGTTTAGCAG ATGCTCAAACGGGAGTATGTTATGGAATTCTCGGCAGCAATTTACCTTCGCCACCAGAGGTGGTTTCACTTTGCCTCCAACACGGTATCCGCTCGGTCCGAATCTACAACCCTAACCCCAACATCCTCCAAGCCCTGAGTGGCTCCAAAATTTCAGTCATGGTAGGGATCCCGAACGAAGATATCCCTGCAATAGGGAAAAACCCTGCTGTAGCAAAAGAATGGGCCCAAAACAATATTAGGAGATTTCCAGGCGTTAGTTTCAAGTACATCGTTGTGGGAAATGAGATCGACCCGTCAGACCCCGCCCATGCCGGAATCGCCCCATATATTGCCCCTGCCATGGAGAACATTTACTCGGCCGTTTCTGGAACTATCAAGGTTTCTACGTCCATAAGCACGGGACTTCTCGGCCAGTCGTATCCTCCCTCGGCAGgagctttcagagcagaaataGCTGGGTTTATTGGCCCGATCATCAATTTCCTCAAGACGCATAACTCTCCTTTACTTGCAAACATATACCCATTTCTGTCTTACGCAGGGGATCCAAGCCACGTAAGCCTGGAATACGCTCTTTTCACTTCTCCTTCGGCTGTCGTGATAGACGGGCCTTATAGGTACCAAAACCTGTTCGTATCGATCCTGGATGCCATTCACGTGGCTCTGGAGAAGTACGGGGCACAAAATGTAGACATCGTGGTTTCCGAAACGGGTTGGCCTACTGCCGGTGGACCAGCTACAACTGTGGAGAATGCAAGGATTTATAACAACAACTTGGTTAATCATGTACGTGGTGGAACCCCGAGGAGGCCTGGAAAGTATATCGAAGCTTATATATTCGACTTGATCGATGAGGATCAAAAGAGCCCGGAATTCGAAAAACATTGGGGGGTCTTTTATCCAAATAAACAGCTTAAATATCAGATCTCATTTTCTTGA
- the LOC140803831 gene encoding glucan endo-1,3-beta-glucosidase-like yields the protein MAKLHALLRLPVKSIVTFIILIGLFLLCSSLADAQTGVCYGILGSNLPSPPEVVSLCLQHGIRSVRIYNPNPNILQALSGSKISVMVGVPNEEIPAIGRNPAVAQEWVQNNIRRFPGVSFKYIVVGNEIDPLNPADAGIAPYVGPAMENIYSAVSGTIKVSTSISTGLLGQSYPPSAGAFKAEIAGFIGPIINFLKTRNSPLLANIYPFLAYAGDPSHISLEYALFTSSSAVVIDGPYSYQNLFVAILDAIHVALEKYGAQNVDVVVSETGWPTAGGPATTVDNARIYNNNLINHVRGGTPRRTGKYIEAYIFDLIDEDQKSPELEKHWGVFYPNKQPKYQISFSGSKN from the exons ATGGCTAAGTTGCATGCGTTGCTCCGTTTGCCAGTGAAAAGTATCGTCACGTTCATAATCTTGATTGGGTTATTTCTTCTTTGCTCGAGTTTAGCAG ATGCTCAAACGGGAGTATGTTATGGAATTCTCGGCAGCAATTTACCTTCGCCACCAGAGGTGGTTTCACTTTGCCTCCAACACGGTATCCGCTCGGTCCGAATCTACAACCCCAACCCCAACATCCTCCAAGCCCTGAGTGGCTCCAAGATTTCAGTCATGGTAGGAGTCCCGAACGAAGAGATCCCTGCAATAGGGAGAAACCCTGCTGTTGCACAAGAATGGGTCCAAAACAATATTAGGAGATTTCCAGGCGTTAGTTTCAAGTACATTGTTGTGGGAAATGAGATCGACCCATTAAACCCCGCCGATGCCGGAATCGCCCCATATGTTGGCCCTGCCATGGAGAACATTTACTCGGCCGTTTCTGGAACTATCAAGGTTTCTACGTCCATAAGCACGGGACTTCTCGGCCAGTCGTATCCTCCCTCGGCAGGAGCTTTCAAGGCGGAAATAGCTGGGTTTATTGGCCCGATTATCAATTTCCTCAAGACACGTAACTCTCCTTTACTTGCAAATATATACCCATTTCTAGCTTACGCAGGGGATCCAAGCCACATAAGCCTGGAATACGCCCTTTTCACTTCTTCTTCGGCTGTCGTGATAGACGGGCCTTATAGTTACCAAAACCTGTTCGTAGCGATCCTGGATGCCATTCACGTGGCTTTGGAGAAGTACGGGGCACAAAATGTAGACGTCGTGGTTTCTGAAACGGGCTGGCCTACTGCCGGTGGACCAGCTACAACTGTTGATAATGCAAGGATTTATAACAACAACTTGATTAATCATGTACGTGGCGGAACCCCGAGGAGGACTGGAAAGTATATCGAAGCTTACATATTCGACTTGATCGATGAGGATCAAAAGAGCCCGGAACTCGAAAAACATTGGGGGGTCTTTTATCCAAATAAACAGCCTAAATATCAAATCTCATTTTCTGGATCCAAGAATTGA
- the LOC140842951 gene encoding protein IQ-DOMAIN 12 isoform X4, translating into MGKGKGWFTCVKRFFISESKQKSDECPELEQPQKLLNEATEEQRKRALAVAVATAAAAEAAVAAANAAAEVVRLTNISYKIELKNQYLATLKIQSAYRGHLARKALSALKGIVKLQAVVRGELVRCGIAKNLASMQLEKPHHRRAPTLLDYLNYSEKRRNLRGKEGIKSEELRLHCRTHRSWDLTLVSKDGLYLRKQESVAKRDRMKHFSFSHRERENYQNLQGSMNPKENRKSSWFDREFEEHQHEETERSKNLPLSNLRLRTTEKQELMEELTSPFSLPRRSFCHMKQKSIGEDGSLPNSPVFPAYMTTTESAKAKSRSLSTPRQRLRLCDTYSGQHSPYKIKICSSSSFNGQTTNTYKKNIMVHQD; encoded by the exons ATGGGAAAGGGAAAAGGTTGGTTCACTTGTGTGAAAAGATTTTTCATTTCCGAGTCAAAACAGAAATCAGATGAG TGCCCTGAGCTGGAACAACCTCAAAAATTGCTAAACGAGGCGACAGAAGAGCAGCGAAAACGTGCATTAGCTGTGGCCGTTGCAACAGCAGCTGCAGCAGAAGCTGCCGTTGCTGCTGCCAATGCTGCAGCCGAGGTtgtccgtctcacaaatatctCGTACAAAATTGAACTGAAAAATCAGTACTTGGCAACCCTCAAAATCCAAAGTGCTTATAGGGGACATCTT GCTAGAAAAGCATTGAGTGCATTAAAAGGAATAGTGAAACTTCAAGCAGTGGTTCGAGGCGAGCTAGTAAGATGCGGAATTGCTAAGAACTTAGCATCCATGCAGTTGGAAAAACCACATCATCGTAGAGCTCCAACTCTTCTTGATTACCTAAATTACAGTGAAAAGAGACGTAATCTTAGGGGAAAGGAAGGGATCAAATCTGAAGAACTAAGA CTTCATTGTAGAACTCACAGGAGTTGGGATTTAACCTTAGTGTCCAAAGATGGATTATACCTGAGAAAGCAAGAATCTGTCGCTAAAAGGGACCGAATGAAGCATTTTTCGTTCTCTCATCGG GAGAGGGAAAATTACCAAAACCTGCAAGGATCAATGAACCCCAAAGAAAACAGAAAAAGCAGCTGGTTTGATCGAGAATTCGAGGAACATCAGCATGAAGAAACAGAGAGGTCGAAGAATCTGCCACTTTCAAACCTTAGGCTGCGAACTACAGAGAAACAAGAACTAATGGAAGAACTAACTTCACCCTTTTCATTACCAAGAAGATCGTTTTGTCACATGAAACAGAAATCAATAGGTGAAGATGGATCTTTACCCAATTCTCCAGTTTTTCCAGCATACATGACCACCACAGAATCTGCTAAGGCCAAGTCTAGATCACTGAGCACACCAAGGCAACGGCTGAGATTATGTGACACATACTCAGGCCAACATTCTCCGTACAAGATCAAGATttgttcatcaagttcattcaATGGTCAAACAACTAACACCTATAAGAAGAACATCATGGTTCATCAAGATTAA
- the LOC140842951 gene encoding protein IQ-DOMAIN 12 isoform X3: MGKGKGWFTCVKRFFISESKQKSDERSKKWSWFLGIFQFMQCPELEQPQKLLNEATEEQRKRALAVAVATAAAAEAAVAAANAAAEVVRLTNISYKIELKNQYLATLKIQSAYRGHLARKALSALKGIVKLQAVVRGELVRCGIAKNLASMQLEKPHHRRAPTLLDYLNYSEKRRNLRGKEGIKSEELRLHCRTHRSWDLTLVSKDGLYLRKQESVAKRDRMKHFSFSHRERENYQNLQGSMNPKENRKSSWFDREFEEHQHEETERSKNLPLSNLRLRTTEKQELMEELTSPFSLPRRSFCHMKQKSIGEDGSLPNSPVFPAYMTTTESAKAKSRSLSTPRQRLRLCDTYSGQHSPYKIKICSSSSFNGQTTNTYKKNIMVHQD, encoded by the exons ATGGGAAAGGGAAAAGGTTGGTTCACTTGTGTGAAAAGATTTTTCATTTCCGAGTCAAAACAGAAATCAGATGAG AGATCAAAGAAATGGAGTTGGTTTTTAGGAATTTTCCAGTTCATGCAGTGCCCTGAGCTGGAACAACCTCAAAAATTGCTAAACGAGGCGACAGAAGAGCAGCGAAAACGTGCATTAGCTGTGGCCGTTGCAACAGCAGCTGCAGCAGAAGCTGCCGTTGCTGCTGCCAATGCTGCAGCCGAGGTtgtccgtctcacaaatatctCGTACAAAATTGAACTGAAAAATCAGTACTTGGCAACCCTCAAAATCCAAAGTGCTTATAGGGGACATCTT GCTAGAAAAGCATTGAGTGCATTAAAAGGAATAGTGAAACTTCAAGCAGTGGTTCGAGGCGAGCTAGTAAGATGCGGAATTGCTAAGAACTTAGCATCCATGCAGTTGGAAAAACCACATCATCGTAGAGCTCCAACTCTTCTTGATTACCTAAATTACAGTGAAAAGAGACGTAATCTTAGGGGAAAGGAAGGGATCAAATCTGAAGAACTAAGA CTTCATTGTAGAACTCACAGGAGTTGGGATTTAACCTTAGTGTCCAAAGATGGATTATACCTGAGAAAGCAAGAATCTGTCGCTAAAAGGGACCGAATGAAGCATTTTTCGTTCTCTCATCGG GAGAGGGAAAATTACCAAAACCTGCAAGGATCAATGAACCCCAAAGAAAACAGAAAAAGCAGCTGGTTTGATCGAGAATTCGAGGAACATCAGCATGAAGAAACAGAGAGGTCGAAGAATCTGCCACTTTCAAACCTTAGGCTGCGAACTACAGAGAAACAAGAACTAATGGAAGAACTAACTTCACCCTTTTCATTACCAAGAAGATCGTTTTGTCACATGAAACAGAAATCAATAGGTGAAGATGGATCTTTACCCAATTCTCCAGTTTTTCCAGCATACATGACCACCACAGAATCTGCTAAGGCCAAGTCTAGATCACTGAGCACACCAAGGCAACGGCTGAGATTATGTGACACATACTCAGGCCAACATTCTCCGTACAAGATCAAGATttgttcatcaagttcattcaATGGTCAAACAACTAACACCTATAAGAAGAACATCATGGTTCATCAAGATTAA
- the LOC140842951 gene encoding protein IQ-DOMAIN 12 isoform X2, with amino-acid sequence MTYSPFCSLTDLGDLFDMGKGKGWFTCVKRFFISESKQKSDECPELEQPQKLLNEATEEQRKRALAVAVATAAAAEAAVAAANAAAEVVRLTNISYKIELKNQYLATLKIQSAYRGHLARKALSALKGIVKLQAVVRGELVRCGIAKNLASMQLEKPHHRRAPTLLDYLNYSEKRRNLRGKEGIKSEELRLHCRTHRSWDLTLVSKDGLYLRKQESVAKRDRMKHFSFSHRERENYQNLQGSMNPKENRKSSWFDREFEEHQHEETERSKNLPLSNLRLRTTEKQELMEELTSPFSLPRRSFCHMKQKSIGEDGSLPNSPVFPAYMTTTESAKAKSRSLSTPRQRLRLCDTYSGQHSPYKIKICSSSSFNGQTTNTYKKNIMVHQD; translated from the exons ATGACCTACTCACCTTTTTGTTCTTTAACTGATTTAGGAGATTTGTTTGATATGGGAAAGGGAAAAGGTTGGTTCACTTGTGTGAAAAGATTTTTCATTTCCGAGTCAAAACAGAAATCAGATGAG TGCCCTGAGCTGGAACAACCTCAAAAATTGCTAAACGAGGCGACAGAAGAGCAGCGAAAACGTGCATTAGCTGTGGCCGTTGCAACAGCAGCTGCAGCAGAAGCTGCCGTTGCTGCTGCCAATGCTGCAGCCGAGGTtgtccgtctcacaaatatctCGTACAAAATTGAACTGAAAAATCAGTACTTGGCAACCCTCAAAATCCAAAGTGCTTATAGGGGACATCTT GCTAGAAAAGCATTGAGTGCATTAAAAGGAATAGTGAAACTTCAAGCAGTGGTTCGAGGCGAGCTAGTAAGATGCGGAATTGCTAAGAACTTAGCATCCATGCAGTTGGAAAAACCACATCATCGTAGAGCTCCAACTCTTCTTGATTACCTAAATTACAGTGAAAAGAGACGTAATCTTAGGGGAAAGGAAGGGATCAAATCTGAAGAACTAAGA CTTCATTGTAGAACTCACAGGAGTTGGGATTTAACCTTAGTGTCCAAAGATGGATTATACCTGAGAAAGCAAGAATCTGTCGCTAAAAGGGACCGAATGAAGCATTTTTCGTTCTCTCATCGG GAGAGGGAAAATTACCAAAACCTGCAAGGATCAATGAACCCCAAAGAAAACAGAAAAAGCAGCTGGTTTGATCGAGAATTCGAGGAACATCAGCATGAAGAAACAGAGAGGTCGAAGAATCTGCCACTTTCAAACCTTAGGCTGCGAACTACAGAGAAACAAGAACTAATGGAAGAACTAACTTCACCCTTTTCATTACCAAGAAGATCGTTTTGTCACATGAAACAGAAATCAATAGGTGAAGATGGATCTTTACCCAATTCTCCAGTTTTTCCAGCATACATGACCACCACAGAATCTGCTAAGGCCAAGTCTAGATCACTGAGCACACCAAGGCAACGGCTGAGATTATGTGACACATACTCAGGCCAACATTCTCCGTACAAGATCAAGATttgttcatcaagttcattcaATGGTCAAACAACTAACACCTATAAGAAGAACATCATGGTTCATCAAGATTAA
- the LOC140842951 gene encoding protein IQ-DOMAIN 12 isoform X1: MTYSPFCSLTDLGDLFDMGKGKGWFTCVKRFFISESKQKSDERSKKWSWFLGIFQFMQCPELEQPQKLLNEATEEQRKRALAVAVATAAAAEAAVAAANAAAEVVRLTNISYKIELKNQYLATLKIQSAYRGHLARKALSALKGIVKLQAVVRGELVRCGIAKNLASMQLEKPHHRRAPTLLDYLNYSEKRRNLRGKEGIKSEELRLHCRTHRSWDLTLVSKDGLYLRKQESVAKRDRMKHFSFSHRERENYQNLQGSMNPKENRKSSWFDREFEEHQHEETERSKNLPLSNLRLRTTEKQELMEELTSPFSLPRRSFCHMKQKSIGEDGSLPNSPVFPAYMTTTESAKAKSRSLSTPRQRLRLCDTYSGQHSPYKIKICSSSSFNGQTTNTYKKNIMVHQD, translated from the exons ATGACCTACTCACCTTTTTGTTCTTTAACTGATTTAGGAGATTTGTTTGATATGGGAAAGGGAAAAGGTTGGTTCACTTGTGTGAAAAGATTTTTCATTTCCGAGTCAAAACAGAAATCAGATGAG AGATCAAAGAAATGGAGTTGGTTTTTAGGAATTTTCCAGTTCATGCAGTGCCCTGAGCTGGAACAACCTCAAAAATTGCTAAACGAGGCGACAGAAGAGCAGCGAAAACGTGCATTAGCTGTGGCCGTTGCAACAGCAGCTGCAGCAGAAGCTGCCGTTGCTGCTGCCAATGCTGCAGCCGAGGTtgtccgtctcacaaatatctCGTACAAAATTGAACTGAAAAATCAGTACTTGGCAACCCTCAAAATCCAAAGTGCTTATAGGGGACATCTT GCTAGAAAAGCATTGAGTGCATTAAAAGGAATAGTGAAACTTCAAGCAGTGGTTCGAGGCGAGCTAGTAAGATGCGGAATTGCTAAGAACTTAGCATCCATGCAGTTGGAAAAACCACATCATCGTAGAGCTCCAACTCTTCTTGATTACCTAAATTACAGTGAAAAGAGACGTAATCTTAGGGGAAAGGAAGGGATCAAATCTGAAGAACTAAGA CTTCATTGTAGAACTCACAGGAGTTGGGATTTAACCTTAGTGTCCAAAGATGGATTATACCTGAGAAAGCAAGAATCTGTCGCTAAAAGGGACCGAATGAAGCATTTTTCGTTCTCTCATCGG GAGAGGGAAAATTACCAAAACCTGCAAGGATCAATGAACCCCAAAGAAAACAGAAAAAGCAGCTGGTTTGATCGAGAATTCGAGGAACATCAGCATGAAGAAACAGAGAGGTCGAAGAATCTGCCACTTTCAAACCTTAGGCTGCGAACTACAGAGAAACAAGAACTAATGGAAGAACTAACTTCACCCTTTTCATTACCAAGAAGATCGTTTTGTCACATGAAACAGAAATCAATAGGTGAAGATGGATCTTTACCCAATTCTCCAGTTTTTCCAGCATACATGACCACCACAGAATCTGCTAAGGCCAAGTCTAGATCACTGAGCACACCAAGGCAACGGCTGAGATTATGTGACACATACTCAGGCCAACATTCTCCGTACAAGATCAAGATttgttcatcaagttcattcaATGGTCAAACAACTAACACCTATAAGAAGAACATCATGGTTCATCAAGATTAA